The following coding sequences lie in one Zingiber officinale cultivar Zhangliang chromosome 2B, Zo_v1.1, whole genome shotgun sequence genomic window:
- the LOC122046872 gene encoding probable methyltransferase At1g27930, with translation MKRAVPQRALWLATAAAILVAGSILLSNFLRNADRGLVCSFPPVFSHISSGSSGDVKGELAEALLYYVTTPQIPQQSRAEIQLTFDVLRRRSPCNFLVFGLGRDSQMWAALNAGGTTVFLEEDKEWYELVLKDNPFLRAHYVKYRTRLDEADKLLKGYRAEPECRPGQADGIAGLQHNGGCPLALVGLPQEIYEREWDVVMIDAPKGYFPSAPGRMAAIYSAAVMGRGRRGEGETDVFLHDVDRKVEKAFGLEFLCQKNRVGATGRLWHFRIPKARPNETTSGTTFC, from the coding sequence ATGAAAAGAGCGGTGCCGCAGCGAGCCTTGTGGCTGGCGACGGCTGCGGCCATCCTCGTCGCCGGCTCCATCCTGCTCTCCAACTTCCTACGCAACGCTGATCGCGGCCTCGTCTGCTCGTTTCCACCTGTATTCTCGCATATTTCCTCCGGCAGCAGCGGCGACGTCAAGGGTGAGCTAGCGGAGGCCTTGCTCTACTACGTTACCACGCCTCAGATTCCGCAACAGTCGCGGGCGGAGATCCAACTCACATTCGACGTTCTTCGCAGACGTTCACCTTGCAACTTCTTGGTCTTCGGGCTCGGCCGCGACTCTCAGATGTGGGCCGCGCTCAACGCTGGTGGCACCACTGTGTTCCTGGAAGAGGACAAGGAGTGGTACGAGCTAGTGCTCAAGGATAACCCTTTCCTGCGGGCGCACTACGTCAAGTACCGCACCCGGCTTGACGAGGCGGACAAGCTGCTGAAGGGCTACCGAGCGGAGCCTGAGTGCCGGCCGGGGCAGGCGGATGGCATCGCTGGGCTCCAGCACAACGGCGGGTGCCCTCTGGCGCTGGTAGGGCTTCCGCAGGAGATCTACGAGCGGGAGTGGGACGTAGTGATGATCGACGCGCCGAAGGGGTATTTCCCGTCGGCGCCGGGGAGGATGGCGGCAATCTACTCGGCGGCGGTGATGGGGCGAGGAAGGAGGGGGGAGGGGGAGACCGATGTGTTCCTCCACGATGTCGACCGGAAGGTGGAGAAAGCTTTCGGCTTGGAGTTCCTGTGCCAGAAGAATAGAGTTGGAGCCACCGGACGGCTGTGGCACTTCCGGATTCCGAAGGCGAGACCCAATGAGACCACCTCCGGAACTACCTTCTGTTGA